A genomic region of Anas acuta chromosome 1, bAnaAcu1.1, whole genome shotgun sequence contains the following coding sequences:
- the PUS7L gene encoding pseudouridylate synthase PUS7L — protein sequence MLPSFGYAAAHSGFRGTLKSCPGDFVVRELPLPPRGPERPRAEPAPLRAPSPGGQQPAPGLPEPPGDPLASCLGEEASERLARFARALREAWGGGELSLGSPGGKAERAGVHSAVRQRFPFLATATRGREVVVRGDEGYRELRQLVSEPEASGFFRFLDAKAEGSTFCFEPDADKEHRRAVHHLLGRRFGKLLETKSFALPRGDMAITVRFRGRRSRKRPAEGSPDGQEVYTAFTLQKENLETLEAIGILAAELGVLPSDFSYTGIKDKKAITYQPMVVKKVTPERLKEIGSKMEKKGMKIQNIHSASQHLRLGQLKGNHFDIIVRDLKLHSHDSSADLKERISEAMENIKTKGFVNYYGPQRFGQGQNVQTDQIGLALLNGKMVEAVKLFFTPEDTDDPVNKAKRHFLQTEDAKGTLTMLPECKVREKMLLRALNRYGVNHEGCTRGWLSIPHSMRIFYVHAYCSKIWNEAASYRLEIYGSKVVEGDLVFTEENDEGLSLNDKVHVVTAPEESANKYSIHQVVLPMVGHSIKYPSNKVGQWYHERLSKDGLQMCKFRVPPLQLNIPGCYRHILKNVQNLSYFIEGSEEGIKNEDNHLNESKLSLHVSFDLDPSCYATVCLREIMKCDF from the exons ATGCTGCCTTCCTTCGGCTACGCCGCCGCGCACAGCGGCTTCCGCGGCACCCTCAAAAGCTGCCCCGGCGACTTCGTGGTGCGGGAGCTGCCGCTGCCCCCGCGCGGCCCCGAGCGGCCGCGGGCGGAGCCGGCTCCCCTCAGAGCCCCGTCCCCCGGCGGGCAGCAGCCTGCCCCGGGGCTCCCCGAGCCGCCCGGCGACCCGCTGGCGAGCTGCCTGGGCGAGGAGGCGAGCGAGCGGCTGGCCCGCTTCGCCCGGGCGCTGCGGGAGGCGTggggcggcggggagctgaGCCTGGGCAGCCCGGGGGGCAAGGCGGAGCGGGCGGGGGTGCACAGCGCCGTGCGGCAGCGCTTCCCCTTCCTCGCCACGGCCACCCGGGGCCGCGAGGTGGTGGTGAGGGGCGACGAGGGCTACCGGGAGCTGCGGCAGCTGGTCAGCGAGCCCGAGGCCAGCGGCTTCTTCAGGTTCCTGGACGCCAAGGCGGAGGGCTCCACCTTCTGCTTCGAGCCCGACGCCGACAAGGAGCACCGGCGGGCGGTGCACCACCTGCTGGGCAGGAGGTTCGGGAAGCTGCTGGAAACCAAGAGCTTCGCCCTGCCCCGCGGGGACATGGCGATAACCGTGCGGTTCCGGGGCAGGCGGTCCCGAAAACGGCCTGCTGAGGGCTCCCCTGACGGGCAAGAAGTTTACACAG CTTTCAcccttcagaaagaaaacctaGAAACACTGGAAGCAATTGGCATCTTGGCTGCTGAACTTGGAGTTCTTCCTTCAGACTTCAGTTACACTGGCATCAAAGACAAGAAGGCTATTACTTACCAACCTATGGTTGTGAAGAAGGTTACTCCTGAGAG GTTGAAAGAAATTggaagcaaaatggaaaaaaaaggcatgaaaatacagaacataCATTCAGCATCCCAGCACCTTAGGCTTGGTCAGCTGAAGGGCAATCACTTTGATATAATTGTGAGAGATCTCAAACTCCACAGTCATGACTCCTCTGCAGATTTGAAAGAGAGAATATCTGaagcaatggaaaatattaag ACAAAAGGTTTTGTAAATTACTACGGACCGCAGCGATTTGGCCAGGGACAAAATGTTCAGACAGATCAAATAGGATTGGCTCTACTGAACggaaaaatg GTGGAAGCTGTGAAATTATTCTTCACGCCTGAAGATACCGATGACCCTGTAAACAAGGCAAAAAGGCACTTTCTTCAGACTG AGGATGCAAAGGGCACGCTCACGATGCTGCCGGAATGTAAAGTGAGAGAGAAGATGTTGTTACGTGCTTTAAATCGTTATGGTGTAAATCACGAAGGCTGTACCAGAGGATGGCTCAGCATTCCTCACTCCATGCGTATATTCTATGTCCATGCTTATTGCAGTAAAATATGGAATGAGGCAGCATCGTATAGGCTGGAGATTTATGGTTCAAAAGTTGTTGAAGGTGATCTAGTCTTCACTGAGGAAAATGATGAAGGCCTTTCCCTGAATGACAAG GTTCATGTTGTCACTGCTCCAGAAGAGTCAGCTAACAAATATTCTATACACCAA gtTGTTCTTCCAATGGTGGGACATAGTATCAAGTATCCCAGTAATAAAGTTGGGCAATGGTACCATGAAAGACTTTCCAAGGATGGACTGCAGATGTGCAAATTCAGAGTGCCTCCACTACAACTGAATATACCTGGATGTTAcagacacattttgaaaaatgttcagaatCTGTCATATTTTATAGAAGGCAGTGAAGAAGGAATCAAAAATGAAGACAACCATCTGAATGAGTCAAAACTCTCTCTTCATGTATCGTTTGACCTTGATCCTTCGTGTTACGCAACGGTCTGTCtaagagaaataatgaaatgtgaCTTTTAA
- the IRAK4 gene encoding interleukin-1 receptor-associated kinase 4 isoform X2, whose amino-acid sequence MGKSPTCELLYDWGTTNCTVADLVELLLRNQLLAPASLLLPEAVKEAQEVTLPLSSQETLPIDEKRLPIQEKEVAAVKPSPSQNTEEQPSTASYLSQENNSSQSSNTDFHNFWFRDLESVTNNFDARPESDGGNKLGEGGFGVVFKGYINGRNVAVKKLAAMVDISAQDLKQQFDQEIEMMAKCQHENLVELLGFSSDGAQPCLVYEYMPNGSLLDRLACLNDTPPISWDTRCKIAQGTANGINFLHDNNHIHRDIKSANILLTDTYVPKISDFGLARASVTFTQTIMTDRVVGTAAYMAPEALRGEITPKSDIFSFGVVLLEIITGLPPVDENREPQLLLGIKDEIEDEEATIEDYIDAKMHDWDATSVHKMYSIADQCLNEKKNRRPNSKTVQQHLQEIKA is encoded by the exons ATGGGGAAGAGCCCCACCTGCGAGCTGCTCTACGACTGGGGCACCACCAACTGCACGGTGGCGGAcctggtggagctgctgctcaggaacCAGCTCCTGGCACCGGCGAGCCTTCTGCTGCCAG AAGCTGTCAAGGAGGCACAAGAAGTTACGTTACCTCTTTCTTCGCAGGAAACTTTGCCCATAGATGAGAAGCGGCTGCCtatacaggaaaaagaagtggcAGCTGTAAAACCTAGTCCCTCTCAGAATACAGAGGAGCAACCTTCAACTGCTTCCTACTTAAGTCAGGAAAACAACAGCTCACAGTCTAGTAACACGG ATTTCCACAACTTTTGGTTTCGTGACTTGGAAAGTGttacaaataattttgatgCACGACCAGAATCAGATGGAGGTAATAAGCTGGGAGAAGGTGGCTTTGGCGTGGTGTTCAAAGGCTACATCAATGGCAGAAACGTGGCTGTCAAGAAACTTGCTGCT ATGGTTGATATTAGTGCTCAGGATTTGAAACAGCAATTTGATCAAGAAATAGAAATGATGGCGAA GTGTCAGCATGAGAATCTAGTGGAATTGCTTGGTTTCTCGAGTGATGGTGCCCAGCCCTGTCTGGTGTATGAGTACATGCCCAATGGTTCATTGCTTGACAGACTTGCTTGTCTG AATGACACTCCACCAATTTCTTGGGATACGAGATGTAAAATTGCTCAAGGTACAGCAAATGGCATCAACTTTTTGCATGACAATAATCATATTCACAGAGACATTAAAAG TGCAAATATCTTATTAACTGATACATATGTGCCCAAAATTTCTGACTTCGGACTTGCAAGAGCATCTGTAACATTTACACAAACCATCATGACTGATAGAGTTGTTGGAACAGCAGCCTATATGGCACCTGAAGCTTTGCGAGGAGAAATAACGCCTAAATCTGATATCTTCAGTTTTGGAGTA gtcttattagaaataataacGGGTCTTCCACCAGTAGATGAAAACCGGGAGCCACAGTTACTg TTAGGTATCAAAGATGAAATTGAGGATGAGGAAGCAACTATTGAGGATTATATTGATGCAAAGATGCATGACTGGGATGCAACTTCAGTTCATAAAATGTATTCAATTGCTGATCAGTGTCTGAAcgagaagaaaaacaggaggcCAAACAGTAAGACG GTCCAGCAACATCTACAAGAGATAAAAGCTTGA
- the IRAK4 gene encoding interleukin-1 receptor-associated kinase 4 isoform X1 yields MSRALGPSTPLRRLPYGLLQRLAAYIDPQDGWRRLAADIAGPSGESRYTQLHIRRFEALERMGKSPTCELLYDWGTTNCTVADLVELLLRNQLLAPASLLLPEAVKEAQEVTLPLSSQETLPIDEKRLPIQEKEVAAVKPSPSQNTEEQPSTASYLSQENNSSQSSNTDFHNFWFRDLESVTNNFDARPESDGGNKLGEGGFGVVFKGYINGRNVAVKKLAAMVDISAQDLKQQFDQEIEMMAKCQHENLVELLGFSSDGAQPCLVYEYMPNGSLLDRLACLNDTPPISWDTRCKIAQGTANGINFLHDNNHIHRDIKSANILLTDTYVPKISDFGLARASVTFTQTIMTDRVVGTAAYMAPEALRGEITPKSDIFSFGVVLLEIITGLPPVDENREPQLLLGIKDEIEDEEATIEDYIDAKMHDWDATSVHKMYSIADQCLNEKKNRRPNSKTVQQHLQEIKA; encoded by the exons ATGAGCCGGGCGCTGGGCCCCAGCACCCCGCTGCGCCGCCTGCCCTACGGGCTGCTGCAGCGCCTGGCCGCGTACATCGACCCGCAGGACGGCTGGAGGCGGCTGGCCGCGGACATCGCCGGCCCCTCGGGGGAGAGCAGATACACGCAGCTGCACATCAG GAGGTTCGAGGCCTTGGAGCGCATGGGGAAGAGCCCCACCTGCGAGCTGCTCTACGACTGGGGCACCACCAACTGCACGGTGGCGGAcctggtggagctgctgctcaggaacCAGCTCCTGGCACCGGCGAGCCTTCTGCTGCCAG AAGCTGTCAAGGAGGCACAAGAAGTTACGTTACCTCTTTCTTCGCAGGAAACTTTGCCCATAGATGAGAAGCGGCTGCCtatacaggaaaaagaagtggcAGCTGTAAAACCTAGTCCCTCTCAGAATACAGAGGAGCAACCTTCAACTGCTTCCTACTTAAGTCAGGAAAACAACAGCTCACAGTCTAGTAACACGG ATTTCCACAACTTTTGGTTTCGTGACTTGGAAAGTGttacaaataattttgatgCACGACCAGAATCAGATGGAGGTAATAAGCTGGGAGAAGGTGGCTTTGGCGTGGTGTTCAAAGGCTACATCAATGGCAGAAACGTGGCTGTCAAGAAACTTGCTGCT ATGGTTGATATTAGTGCTCAGGATTTGAAACAGCAATTTGATCAAGAAATAGAAATGATGGCGAA GTGTCAGCATGAGAATCTAGTGGAATTGCTTGGTTTCTCGAGTGATGGTGCCCAGCCCTGTCTGGTGTATGAGTACATGCCCAATGGTTCATTGCTTGACAGACTTGCTTGTCTG AATGACACTCCACCAATTTCTTGGGATACGAGATGTAAAATTGCTCAAGGTACAGCAAATGGCATCAACTTTTTGCATGACAATAATCATATTCACAGAGACATTAAAAG TGCAAATATCTTATTAACTGATACATATGTGCCCAAAATTTCTGACTTCGGACTTGCAAGAGCATCTGTAACATTTACACAAACCATCATGACTGATAGAGTTGTTGGAACAGCAGCCTATATGGCACCTGAAGCTTTGCGAGGAGAAATAACGCCTAAATCTGATATCTTCAGTTTTGGAGTA gtcttattagaaataataacGGGTCTTCCACCAGTAGATGAAAACCGGGAGCCACAGTTACTg TTAGGTATCAAAGATGAAATTGAGGATGAGGAAGCAACTATTGAGGATTATATTGATGCAAAGATGCATGACTGGGATGCAACTTCAGTTCATAAAATGTATTCAATTGCTGATCAGTGTCTGAAcgagaagaaaaacaggaggcCAAACAGTAAGACG GTCCAGCAACATCTACAAGAGATAAAAGCTTGA